In Homo sapiens chromosome 11, GRCh38.p14 Primary Assembly, one DNA window encodes the following:
- the OR52M1 gene encoding olfactory receptor 52M1: MLTFHNVCSVPSSFWLTGIPGLESLHVWLSIPFGSMYLVAVVGNVTILAVVKIERSLHQPMYFFLCMLAAIDLVLSTSTIPKLLGIFWFGACDIGLDACLGQMFLIHCFATVESGIFLAMAFDRYVAICNPLRHSMVLTYTVVGRLGLVSLLRGVLYIGPLPLMIRLRLPLYKTHVISHSYCEHMAVVALTCGDSRVNNVYGLSIGFLVLILDSVAIAASYVMIFRAVMGLATPEARLKTLGTCASHLCAILIFYVPIAVSSLIHRFGQCVPPPVHTLLANFYLLIPPILNPIVYAVRTKQIRESLLQIPRIEMKIR; the protein is encoded by the coding sequence ATGCTCACTTTTCATAATGTCTGCTCAGTACCCAGCTCCTTCTGGCTCACTGGCATCCCAGGGCTGGAGTCCCTACACGTCTGGCTCTCCATCCCCTTTGGCTCCATGTACCTGGTGGCTGTGGTGGGGAATGTGACCATCCTGGCTGTGGTAAAGATAGAACGCAGCCTGCACCAGCCCATGTACTTTTTCTTGTGCATGTTGGCTGCCATTGACCTGGTTCTGTCTACTTCCACTATACCCAAACTTCTGGGAATCTTCTGGTTCGGTGCTTGTGACATTGGCCTGGACGCCTGCTTGGGCCAAATGTTCCTTATCCACTGCTTTGCCACTGTTGAGTCAGGCATCTTCCTTGCCATGGCTTTTGATCGCTACGTGGCCATCTGCAACCCACTACGTCATAGCATGGTGCTCACTTATACAGTGGTGGGTCGTTTGGGGCTTGTTTCTCTCCTCCGGGGTGTTCTCTACATTGGACCTCTGCCTCTGATGATCCGCCTGCGGCTGCCCCTTTATAAAACCCATGTTATCTCCCACTCCTACTGTGAGCACATGGCTGTAGTTGCCTTGACATGTGGCGACAGCAGGGTCAATAATGTCTATGGGCTGAGCATCGGCTTTCTGGTGTTGATCCTGGACTCAGTGGCTATTGCTGCATCCTATGTGATGATTTTCAGGGCCGTGATGGGGTTAGCCACTCCTGAGGCTAGGCTTAAAACCCTGGGGACATGCGCTTCTCACCTCTGTGCCATCCTGATCTTTTATGTTCCCATTGCTGTTTCTTCCCTGATTCACCGATTTGGTCAGTGTGTGCCTCCTCCAGTCCACACTCTGCTGGCCAACTTCTATCTCCTCATTCCTCCAATCCTCAATCCCATTGTCTATGCTGTTCGCACCAAGCAGATCCGAGAGAGCCTTCTCCAAATACCAAGGATAGAAATGAAGATTAGATGA